The window CTTCTCCCTCGTCACTTCAAACACAGCAACTTCTCAAGCTTCATCAGACAACTCAACACTTACGTaagtcttcttcttttctctgacccaacaaaacaaaaaacagcaatcctaaaaaaaaaaaaaaaaaaaacaaaaaacagcaATCCtctgtttttaataaaaactttttataCTCTGTTTTCTCTGTTAgtgaaattcattttttttaactgcAAAAATCGGTTTATTTCTAGAAACATCGAATAATGTAGATTCTGTCTGGTagtgggagaagaagaagtcTCTTTAGTAAGTTCTAGAATCTTGGCTCGTGCCACCATGCTTTCTAAAACAATTAGTAAGTTCTAGAATTTTGGGTTCTTGTCAACTTGGtttctaaaataattagtaAGTTCTAGAATTTCGGTTCGTGCCTTCTAAAATATCTCAAGAAACACTGTAACAGTCATCAATCTTAtcgaaacattttttttattcactAAAGGTTGCCCACttgttcaattttttatattatcttcCACTAGTACACATCTCTCTTCAATAATTGTTGTTTTTTAATCTCATTTATTCATTGAACAATGTAGATATTTTCAAATTCAATTTTGAAAACTATTTACAGGGTTTTAGAAAGATAGAAGCAGAGAGATGGGAGTTTGCAAACGAAGGATTCCTCTTAGGACAAAGACATTTACTGAAGAGCATCAAGAGAAGAGCTTCCTTTGCTTTATCGTCCTCATCGATTCAAGATCCTTGCGTAGAGCTTCGTAAGGAGAAGCAGTTGCTGTTGATGGAGCTGGTGAGTCTGAGACAGCAGCAGGAAACGAATAAAAGCTACATCAGAGCAATGGAACAGAGGATTGAAGGAGCAGagaggaaacagaggaagaTGATGTCGTTCTTGGCTAGAGCGATGCAGAGCCCTTCGTTTCTGCATCAGCTGCTGAAGCAGAGAGATATGAGGGTTAAGGAGCTTGAGGATGAGGCAGCGGAGAGAGGAAGAGGCTCTTCGGTGTCGGAGCTGGAAGCTCTGGCTTTAGAGATGCAAGGATATGGAAAGCAGAAGAATGTCAAGGAAGAAGAGGACATGGTGGTCGAGAGAGAGTTGGACGATGGTTTCTGGGAAGAGTTGCTTAGTAATGAGAGTTTGGCTTCGACCTCCTCTAACTAAGATGTATTCCTTTTGCCTTTTAGCtgtattttgaagttttttttttgttcttttgtttatttttaagcaCCTTTTTATTCCCTTGTCTATTTTCCAGCTTTTTTTATCTAGTAGTGTAAACTAAAAGTCTATACAACACGACGTAGTTCCTGTATGTACGTTGACAATCATATGAAAAATAGTTTGTCGGTAATTCCACAGCCGTTGACAAGGctttaaattaagaaaagtcCAGGCGACCAATTAGGAACTGTTCTTTATGATCCGAAATATACAAATCGCTTTTGGTGATACTGttttctttttactattttgctgtcatgataaaaaaaaacatgttccaAATCGGACACTGCTTTGGTCGTCCAGATTAGatgatttaataaatatttgctAATCATCAGGTTTAGACAACAAACCAAATCTCCAGATGGACCGATTGCCACATCAACATTAAAAAAGAAACAGTTTAAAACCAGTCATCGAATTGTCACTTCATTAACGTTGTCAAGTTTTATATTCTTAAATAGAGATACATAAGAGGATGGGCACCACGTGAAATCTATACCGGCGCACAGTCGTCAATACATGAAGTTCGAGAAGTTTCGAACCCAACCCTTTTCTCTTCTTAATATTCCGGAACTTTCGAATTTTTTAAAGTCGAGTGAGTGAGAAAGAgtactatatttatataattttttattcaatttaatattatcacTCACTTTCCCACTCATTCCTCCTATTTAAGCCACCTCCCCATGGCCTACGTGGATATTATCTTCCTCTCTTCTCCCTCCCAACTGCCATTAACGAACTCTTAAACCATATATGTCAGCACCACAACATCAAATCACTTTCATCATTCACTTTCAAATCCGATAACAAACAAACAGTTTCCCAAGATGGTTTAGTTGGAACAATTTGATCCAAGTTACCAAACaatcatttctttttcttaaatcgATGAATCCGTTTCTGCTCCAAGAAAATGTTCCACCACCGTCACCACCAAAACCAATCGAAGGGTTGCACGAAATAGGACCGCCTCCGTTTCTGATCAAGACATTCGAGATTGTGGAGGATCCAAACACGGACCACATCGTGTCTTGGAACAGAGGAGGCACTAGTTTTGTCGTCTGGGATTTGCATTCTTTCTCTGAGTTTCTTCTCCCTCGTCACTTCAAACACAGCAACTTCTCAAGCTTCGTCAGACAACTCAACACTTACGTaagtcttcttcttttctctgacCCAACAAAACTCAAATGCTCTGTTTTTCTGTGTTagtaaaattcaatttttttttactgcaAAAATGGGTTATTTCTAGAAACATCGAATAATGTAGATTCTGTCTGGTagtgggagaagaagaagtcTCTTTAGTAAGTTCTAGAATCTTGGCTCGTGCCACCATGCTTTCTAAAACAATTAGTAAGTTCTAGAATTTTGGTTCTTGTCAACTTGGTTTCTAAAACAATTAGTAAGTTCTAGAATCTTGGGTTCGTGCCAACTTGGTTCTTAAAATAATCAAGAAAGCGTTATCAATCTTatcacaatatatattttttatagacTAAGGTTGCCCACttgttccatttttttttataatatcttCTGATAGTACACATCTCTCtccaataattttttgtttgtctaATCACACTTTTGAAACCTTAtagatattttcaaataaaattttgaaaactattTATAGGGTTTTAGAAAGATAGAGGCAGAGAGATGGGAGTTTGCAAACGAAGGGTTTCTCTTGGGACAGAGACATTTACTGAAGAGCATCAAGAGAAGAGCTTCCTTTGCTTCATCATCGATTATTCAAGATCCTTGCGTAGAGCTTCGTAAGGAGAAGCAACTGCTGTTGATGGAGCTGGCGAGTCTGAGACAGCAGCAACAAACCGCGAGAATTTACATCAAATCCATGGAGCAGAGGATCGAAGGAGCAGAGAAGAAAC of the Brassica rapa cultivar Chiifu-401-42 chromosome A03, CAAS_Brap_v3.01, whole genome shotgun sequence genome contains:
- the LOC103861135 gene encoding heat stress transcription factor A-7a, producing MNPFLHPEDDPPPSPPKPVEGLHEIGPPPFLIKTFEIVEDPSTDHIVSWNRGGTSFVVWDLHSFSEFLLPRHFKHSNFSSFIRQLNTYGFRKIEAERWEFANEGFLLGQRHLLKSIKRRASFALSSSSIQDPCVELRKEKQLLLMELVSLRQQQETNKSYIRAMEQRIEGAERKQRKMMSFLARAMQSPSFLHQLLKQRDMRVKELEDEAAERGRGSSVSELEALALEMQGYGKQKNVKEEEDMVVERELDDGFWEELLSNESLASTSSN
- the LOC103860735 gene encoding heat stress transcription factor A-7a; its protein translation is MNPFLLQENVPPPSPPKPIEGLHEIGPPPFLIKTFEIVEDPNTDHIVSWNRGGTSFVVWDLHSFSEFLLPRHFKHSNFSSFVRQLNTYGFRKIEAERWEFANEGFLLGQRHLLKSIKRRASFASSSIIQDPCVELRKEKQLLLMELASLRQQQQTARIYIKSMEQRIEGAEKKQRMMMSFLARAFQGPTFLYQLLQERDMRLKEVEVEVEERERGSSVSELEALALEMQGYGRQRNMKEEEDMVVERELDDGFWEELLSNESLASTSSN